A DNA window from Jaculus jaculus isolate mJacJac1 chromosome 1, mJacJac1.mat.Y.cur, whole genome shotgun sequence contains the following coding sequences:
- the Sct gene encoding secretin, with protein sequence MARQLPPALLLLLLLLLLQGSAALPARPRARRHSDGVFTSELSRLQDSARLQRLLQGLVGKRSEQDTENSPENSSAWSKPTEGQLCLLWSNPQARLPLRPPLDDAWSPWLPPGSKPAFAVSEWTKATRQPR encoded by the exons ATGGCGCGCCAGCTGCCGCctgcgctgctgctgctgctgctgctgctgctgctccaggGCTCCGCCGCTCTCCCCGCGCGCCCCAG GGCTCGGCGACACTCGGACGGGGTGTTCACCAGCGAGCTCAGCCGCCTGCAGGACAGCGCCAGGCTGCAGCGCCTGCTGCAGGGCCTGGTGGGGAAGCGCAG CGAGCAAGATACGGAAAACAGCCCAGAGAACAGCTCGGCTTGGTCCAAGCCCACAGAGGGCCAGCTTTGCCTGCTATGGTCAAACCCGCAGGCCCG GCTGCCCCTCAGGCCCCCCTTGGATGACGCTTGGTCTCCCTGGCTGCCTCCTGGATCGAAGCCTGCCTTTGCTGTTTCAGAGTGGACCAAAGCAACCAGACAGCCCAGATAA